The Kribbella sp. HUAS MG21 genome includes the window ATGCGCGCGACGACGTGAAGGCGTGGTCGCAGGCGCTGGCCCGGCACAAGATCTGGCTCGAGCTGTCGTGGGCGCTCGACATCAACTACGCCGACCTCTGGAAGCAGTACGCCAACGGCTGGCGGATCGACTGGGACGTCGAGTGCTACTGCCCGGGGACCGCGCTCACCGCGTGGCCGAACATCAACCGGCTGTTCCCGAAGCTCGCCGAGTGGTGGCGGCACGCGGGCCCGGGCGGCTGGAACGACCTCGACTCCCTCAACGTCGGCAACGGCCAGATGGACGGCCTGACGAAGGACGAACGCCGTACGGCGGCGACGCTGTGGGCGATCTCCGCGGCGCCGATGTACATCGGAAACGACATGACGAAGCTGGACTCGTACGGCCTCGAGTTGCTCACGAACCGTGAGGTGATCGCGGTCAACCAGGCCGGCCGGCCCGCGCACCCGGTGTCCACGAAGACCAACCGGCAGGTGTGGTTCGCGCTGAATCCGGACAGCTCGTTCACGGTCGCCCTGTTCAACCTCGGCCAGACCGACGCCGACCTGACGGTGAACTTCGCCGACCTCGGCCTGAACGGCGCCGCGAAGGTGCGCGACCTGTGGGCCCGCAAGGACGTCGGCACGTTTGCGTCGAGCTTCACCGCACAGGACGTGCCGATCCACGGCGTCCGGCTGCTCAAGGTCACGCCGCAGAAGGGCGCGGCGATCAACGTGAACGACGACGACCCGCGGGTCTCGTACGACGGCGCGTGGGAGCGCAACAAGAACTACGAAGTACCCGCCGTATCGCAGGCGCTGACCGTCGGCGTGACCGACTCGGCCGCGCGCTCGGCGACGGCGGCCGATCTGCCGACCCGGACCGTCGAGGTCAACAACAACAGCCCGCAGATCGTCTACTCCGGCACCTGGAACTACAGCTCCGGGCGCGGGCTGGGGGACTACCAGGACGACGTGCAGTGGACGGAGACGAACGGCGACTCGTTCTCGTACAGCTTCGTCGGCACCGGCGTCGACTACGTGACCGAGACGGACCCGGGCCAGGGCGACGTCGACATCTACATCGACGGCGAGTTCAAGCAGACCGTGAGCACGTACATGGATCCGGCGCAGGGCCACAACAAGCCGCAGCAGGTCGTGTACAGCATCTCGGACCTGCCGAACGGCAGCCACACGATCCGCGGGGTGAAGAAGTCCGGCCAGTTCATGTTGCTCGACAAGCTGAACATCCGGCAGGAGAGCCTGCTCAACCCGGACACCGCGGCGTTCGACAAGAGCGCGCCGGCCGACGTCACCGTCACGCTGGGCCGCGACGCGGGTGAACTGGAAGGCATCGCGAAGGCGGGCCAGGAGCTGGTGAAGGGCGCCGACTACACGATCTCCGGGAACGCCGTCACGATCAGCAAGGCCTACCTCGCCGGGCTGCCGGTCGGCAATACCGCGCTCGACGTCCGGTTCCGTGGCGACTACCGCGACGACGTGCACGCCGCCAAGGCCGACGGTGCGGCCGTGGAGTTCACGTTCACCGGCACGGGCGTCGAGTGGAGTACGGCGCTCGCACCCGACCAGGGCGAGGCCGACGTGTACGTCGACGGCAAGCTGGTACGCCGCGTGAACCTGCACGGCGACGCCCGCGTCACCAACCGGACCGTGTTCGGCGCGACCGGGTTGCGGAACGGGCAGCACGTCGTCCGGATCGTCAAGGTGAACGGCGAGGTCCTGCGCAACGACACGATCCGCTACACGATCGCCAAGTAGCACCGCACCCGACGGCGGGTGGTGGTCCTCCGGGACCGCCGCCCGCCGTTCTCGTGTTGCCGGGCTCACAGGCTCTGACTGACTGATCAGTCAGTCATTTTGCTAGCCTTGGCGGTGGGGGATCGAGCGCGCATCCCTGGTCGAACGAGTGAGGTGCCGCCAATGTCGTTGAGCGATGTGACCGTACCGCGCCGGCGAGCCCGGCGGCGCGAGGATTCCCGGCTGGCCGACCATGTCGACCGGCTGGGGGAGGAACACCCGCCGATTCCGCTCGGCAGTGTCGACTACACGATGAAGAAGCCCGGCCTGCTGGCCGAGCGGTTCGGTCACGTGCTGTCGTACATGACCCGCGTCGAGCTCGAGGTCGAGCGGAACGTGCTGGAGCTGAACGTGCTGCTCCCGGACCCGCCCGAGGTCGACCGGCACTTCTACGCCGACGTGTGGATGCCGCAGGAGACCCGCCACGGGCAGATCCTCGACAAGCTGCAGGAACTGCTCGGTGTGCACCCGCAGGAGGCGAACCTGTCGGAGGTGTCGTTCAATCTCCGGTTCCTCGGCGCGCTCGGCCGGATGCGCGGCGTGCAGGACATCAGCAGGATGCTGTACTACCTGACCGGCCTGGCCACCGAGCGGTCCGCGGTCCTCGCCTACAACAAACTCCACTCCGGGCTGCTCGAGCTCGGCGAGCGGGCGATCGCCAAGACGGTGGTCGCGCCGATCCGCCGCCAGGAGCCGGGGCACTTCGCCTACTACCAGATGGCCGCGCAGGAGCTGTGGGATCAGCTGGCCGGCTGGCAGAAGTGGCTGACGCGCGGGCTGCGGAAGCGGACGTTCGAGGTGGTCGGCGCCTACAACAAGCGGCAAGTTGCCGACTTCGGCGACGTGATGACCGCGCTGGAGATGAGCGACGGCGGCGAGGCCGAGCTGCGCGAGTACGCACGGCAGGTCGGGCGGGCCGAACACGAGCTGCTGTGGGCGCATCGCCGCGGATTGCGGGTACCGGACTACGTGTTCAAGTCACTTAAGCGGGCCGCCGTGCTCGCGGCCGAACGGAAAGGCGAGGTCTGGCCCGCCGCCCAACCAGCAGCATCATGACCGCACAAGCACAGCACGCCACCCGGCCGACCAAGCGGCAGCTCATCATCGAGACCGCCGAGCGGCTGTTCGCCGAGCACGGGTACGACGCCACGTCGACGGCCCGGATCGCGACCGAGGCCGGGGTGCCGTCGGGGCTGGTGTTCTACCACTTCGCGACCAAGCTCGACCTGTTGCTCGCGGTCGTGCAGGAACGCCCGTCGCCGAGCGAGGTGCTGCGCTCCGCGGCGCGCGCCCGGACGGTCCGCGGTCGGCTGCGGTCGATGGTGGCCTCGATGGTGGAGGAGCTGGAGAACGACCGGGCGGCCCGGGTCATCGTGTTCCGGGAGGCGCCGGGGCGGCCGGAGATCGCGTCCCGGGCGGCCGAGCTGTTCGCGGGGGCGACGGAGACCGTGGCCGACGTACTGAGTGGTGCCGAGGACCTGGTGGCCGACGAGGCACGCGTGCAGACGGCGGCGGAGCTGGTGGTGAGCCGGGTGTTCCTGGACACCGTCGCGCTGGCGCAGGACGAGCCCGCGGTGAAGCGGCACGCGGCGATGATCGAGCTGATCGCGGAGTCGCTGACCTCCGGCGTGCGCGTCCGGAGCTGACGCGCACGCCGGGGTCGTTCAGGCCCAAGGGTCGAACGGGATCCCGGACGGCCTGGACGCGTTCAGCAGGGAGCGGAACCGGTCGTCCTTGTCGGTGATCTTGATCGTCGCGGACCCGAAGTCGGCGGTCATCAGCGTGTCGCGCAACGCCGTACTGGGAAAGCCGGTCCAGTCGACCAGCGGTGGGTAGCGCCAGGTGTGGTAGTGGTTCTCGGGCGGGTCGTCGTTGCTGTTGGCGAGCCGGAAGAAGTGCGTACTCGCGCCGTCCTTGTGGTAGACGACTTTCGGGTGCGAGCCGTCGAAGCGGACCTGCGACCGCGGGTAGGTGACCTGGGTCGCGTGCTGTGTCGTGGTCACGTACTCGACCTGGTTGGTCGCCTGGTTCACCCAGGAGATCACGTGCTCCCAGTCGTGCCGGTGGCCGCCGAGACTGCTGCCCGGGAGCGCCTGGTCCTTCTCGAAGTAGCTGGCGTACACGATCGCGCACCAGCCGCCGTTGCACTTGGAACGCGCGTAGGTCTGTGAGTTGTCGAGGTCGGACTGGTCGCGGCAGTTGCCGTTCACCGCGCCGGTCGGGTTGAGGCCGGGGTTGAGGGTGCCGTCGGCGCCGATGGCCGGGGTGGCGTAGCAGCCGTCGGTGTCGTAGTCGTACGCCGGTGAAAACGACTGCTCGTAGCCGCCGGCGTTCTGCGGGAGGCTCGGTGGCGGGGCGGCGTACGCCAGGCCGGCGGAGGTGAGCATCAGGGCGGCGGTGCCGAGGACGACACCGACCGCCCGGCGGGCGGGATGCTGCATCGGGTGCTCCTTATTTCAGGGCGGAAAGGAACTCCTCGAGAATACTGGCGGGCCGGGTCTCCGGGTACCTGGAAGGTTCTTGGAGGTGACAGACCATGACCGAGAAGGAGCCGCTCGGCCTCGTCCGGCTGGACGACAGCGACCTGATGCTCGCGAAGGCCGAGGACGACGTCCGGGGCGCCAGCGTGGTGGACTCGGACGGTACGGAGATCGGCAAGGTCAGCAGCCTGTTCGTGGACGCCGACGAGCGTCGCGTACGGCTGCTGGACGTGGCGTCCGGCGGCCTGCTGGGCATCGGCGCCGCACACCGCCTGATCCCGGTCGACGCCGTCGTACAGGTCTCCGAGGACCAGGTCACGATCGGCCGCACCCGCAACGAGATCGCGCACGCCCCGGGCTACGACCCGGAGCTCACCGAGTTCGACCCCACCGAGAACCTCGAGGAACTCTACGGCTACTACGGCATGACCCCGTACTGGTTCCCCGGCTACCGCTACCCGCGCTTCCCGTTCCGGTGAGCGCGGATCTCGCGGCCTTCTACCGCCGCTACATCACCTGCTGCAACGAGCACCGCTTCGGCGACCTCGGCGAGTTCGTCGCCCGCGACGTCTCGGTGAACGGCGAGGCGTGTGGCCTGGCGAAGTACGCCGCTGGGCTCCAGGCGGTGGTCGACGAGGTGCCGGACTTCCACTGGGACGTGCAGCAGATCCTGCGGGACCGGCGGTCGCTGGCGGTGCGCTTGATCGACACCGGCACGACTCGTTCCGGGCGGGCGGTGTGGGTCCAGGAGCTTGCGATGTACGACGTGCCGGACGGGCGGATCGCCGCGGTGTGGGGCGACCTGGACCGCACCCGCCTGTAGCCGCCTAGTCTTCCGGCTTCTTCAGTGGGGTGGTGGTGGGGCCGTCGAGGACTGTGCCTTCGGGGGTGAAGCGGGAGCCGTGGCAGTTGCAGTCCCAGGTGCTGTCGCCCTGGTTCCAGCGCAGTGGGCAGCCGAGGTGGGTGCAGACCGGTACTACGGTGTGCAGCGTGCCGGCGTGGTCGCGGTAGGCGCCTACGGTGGTGCCGTCGAGGTCGTACAGGCCGCCCTCGCCGACCTCCACGTGATCGAGCCCAGCGCCGAGCAGCCGGCGGGTGTGGCCGGCGACGAACTCCTTGCCGACCTTCAGGTTGTCCTGCACGAGCTTCGCCACTGAGCGCGCGTCACCGATCCGGCCCGCATCGAACACGTCGCTCCACCGGTTGCTGCGGTCCAGGACGAGGTCGCGGAGGATGCCGGCGGCAACGGTTCCGTTGCTGAGGCCCCACTTGTGCATGCCGGTCGCTACCAGGACAGGGGAGCCGGGTGCCTTGCCGACGTACGGCAGCTGGTCAGGCGTGCTGTAGTCCTCGGCCGACCACCGGTACTCCGGTTGCACCGTCGTACCCCACAGTTGGTCGACCCAGTCCACCAGACCTTGGTACGACGCATTGGTGTCCTCCTGCGCGCCGGTCTCGTGATCGCCGCCGACCACGATCAGGCCGCTCGGGCCCCCGCCCGGCCAGGGCCGCGTCGACCGGGTCGGCGCATCGGCCGAGATCGTCATCGCCGTAGGCGCCTGGACAGGTAGCTTGACCGCGATGCCGTGGGACTGGCTGGGCCGGGTGCGCGCGAAGTACCCGCCGAGGGTGCCGAACGGCAGCAACGTCGCGGCCACTGCATGACGAGCCACGACCCGGCGGCCGGACTCGGTCCGCGCCACGACACCCTCGCCCTCGGAGTCCAGGTCCGTCACGCGGCTGTGCTCGAAGATCCGCCCGCCGGCGCGCGTGAAGGCGGCGGCGAGGCCCGTGAGGTAGCGAGCGGGATGCAACTGCAGCTGGTTGTCGAACCGCACAGCGGAGGCCGCCGACAGCGGCAGGCCCATCTCGGATGGGTCCGCTTCGTGTGCGGGAAGACCGAGCTCGCGCGCCGCTGCCGCCTCTTCGCGCAGGTCGCCTGTCGAGTAGACGTACGACGGGCCGCGGCTGAGCTCGCACTCGATGCCGAGCTGGCGGAC containing:
- a CDS encoding PRC-barrel domain-containing protein translates to MTEKEPLGLVRLDDSDLMLAKAEDDVRGASVVDSDGTEIGKVSSLFVDADERRVRLLDVASGGLLGIGAAHRLIPVDAVVQVSEDQVTIGRTRNEIAHAPGYDPELTEFDPTENLEELYGYYGMTPYWFPGYRYPRFPFR
- a CDS encoding ester cyclase, translating into MSADLAAFYRRYITCCNEHRFGDLGEFVARDVSVNGEACGLAKYAAGLQAVVDEVPDFHWDVQQILRDRRSLAVRLIDTGTTRSGRAVWVQELAMYDVPDGRIAAVWGDLDRTRL
- a CDS encoding X2-like carbohydrate binding domain-containing protein, whose amino-acid sequence is MTRSVRSRVLRAAVAGLVVAGLLPAGLRTSSAAPAPSTTSVTVATGSSGPAGDKALRPYMGWSSYSMQVYNPNGGSWITAEQLIAQSDAMHAKLQPYGYEYINIDAGWNEGIDAYGRPTPSKKLYPNGLQAVIDHIHANGQKVGLYAIPGISKAVIDAKLPIYGAPECTTADLPVQPLQKADYWGIGYRMDFSKPCAQKYIDSIADLFGSWGLDFLKFDSVTPGSGVSDLSLDARDDVKAWSQALARHKIWLELSWALDINYADLWKQYANGWRIDWDVECYCPGTALTAWPNINRLFPKLAEWWRHAGPGGWNDLDSLNVGNGQMDGLTKDERRTAATLWAISAAPMYIGNDMTKLDSYGLELLTNREVIAVNQAGRPAHPVSTKTNRQVWFALNPDSSFTVALFNLGQTDADLTVNFADLGLNGAAKVRDLWARKDVGTFASSFTAQDVPIHGVRLLKVTPQKGAAINVNDDDPRVSYDGAWERNKNYEVPAVSQALTVGVTDSAARSATAADLPTRTVEVNNNSPQIVYSGTWNYSSGRGLGDYQDDVQWTETNGDSFSYSFVGTGVDYVTETDPGQGDVDIYIDGEFKQTVSTYMDPAQGHNKPQQVVYSISDLPNGSHTIRGVKKSGQFMLLDKLNIRQESLLNPDTAAFDKSAPADVTVTLGRDAGELEGIAKAGQELVKGADYTISGNAVTISKAYLAGLPVGNTALDVRFRGDYRDDVHAAKADGAAVEFTFTGTGVEWSTALAPDQGEADVYVDGKLVRRVNLHGDARVTNRTVFGATGLRNGQHVVRIVKVNGEVLRNDTIRYTIAK
- a CDS encoding GTP-binding protein LepA; this encodes MSLSDVTVPRRRARRREDSRLADHVDRLGEEHPPIPLGSVDYTMKKPGLLAERFGHVLSYMTRVELEVERNVLELNVLLPDPPEVDRHFYADVWMPQETRHGQILDKLQELLGVHPQEANLSEVSFNLRFLGALGRMRGVQDISRMLYYLTGLATERSAVLAYNKLHSGLLELGERAIAKTVVAPIRRQEPGHFAYYQMAAQELWDQLAGWQKWLTRGLRKRTFEVVGAYNKRQVADFGDVMTALEMSDGGEAELREYARQVGRAEHELLWAHRRGLRVPDYVFKSLKRAAVLAAERKGEVWPAAQPAAS
- a CDS encoding helix-turn-helix domain-containing protein produces the protein MTAQAQHATRPTKRQLIIETAERLFAEHGYDATSTARIATEAGVPSGLVFYHFATKLDLLLAVVQERPSPSEVLRSAARARTVRGRLRSMVASMVEELENDRAARVIVFREAPGRPEIASRAAELFAGATETVADVLSGAEDLVADEARVQTAAELVVSRVFLDTVALAQDEPAVKRHAAMIELIAESLTSGVRVRS
- a CDS encoding FAD-dependent oxidoreductase, giving the protein MTIQSSVWLGTANLPRYQALDADQEADVVVVGGGLIGLTTALHLQQEGVGVVLLEGGRIGTRTSGNTTGKVTSQHGALYAKLLDRHGRDVARQYGAANQEAVDEVDNIVRQLGIECELSRGPSYVYSTGDLREEAAAARELGLPAHEADPSEMGLPLSAASAVRFDNQLQLHPARYLTGLAAAFTRAGGRIFEHSRVTDLDSEGEGVVARTESGRRVVARHAVAATLLPFGTLGGYFARTRPSQSHGIAVKLPVQAPTAMTISADAPTRSTRPWPGGGPSGLIVVGGDHETGAQEDTNASYQGLVDWVDQLWGTTVQPEYRWSAEDYSTPDQLPYVGKAPGSPVLVATGMHKWGLSNGTVAAGILRDLVLDRSNRWSDVFDAGRIGDARSVAKLVQDNLKVGKEFVAGHTRRLLGAGLDHVEVGEGGLYDLDGTTVGAYRDHAGTLHTVVPVCTHLGCPLRWNQGDSTWDCNCHGSRFTPEGTVLDGPTTTPLKKPED
- a CDS encoding NPP1 family protein produces the protein MQHPARRAVGVVLGTAALMLTSAGLAYAAPPPSLPQNAGGYEQSFSPAYDYDTDGCYATPAIGADGTLNPGLNPTGAVNGNCRDQSDLDNSQTYARSKCNGGWCAIVYASYFEKDQALPGSSLGGHRHDWEHVISWVNQATNQVEYVTTTQHATQVTYPRSQVRFDGSHPKVVYHKDGASTHFFRLANSNDDPPENHYHTWRYPPLVDWTGFPSTALRDTLMTADFGSATIKITDKDDRFRSLLNASRPSGIPFDPWA